In the genome of Armatimonadota bacterium, one region contains:
- a CDS encoding trypsin-like peptidase domain-containing protein, giving the protein MRTRILCGIGLAALCAATQAQLSVGSVPETFGAQRPDGYQAGVPKPDLCDQIAPFVPAFRYELEETVKPAKWNGAVASEEGNLSLDIGYLREAQAGILEMAPWIELPNDKGWVKRVELSSKNATGLRVVMTSPDHAQLRVYDPASGVAWGPYANRPVDDDGKWWSTVIFGDTIGLEFWVPADMPPQMIRDLRITDVFYCYYPFSHLVEDHADTQGACHLDLMCFATRRDTIEARSIAVLFNTTGCTGAMLNRTGSDFAPILMTARHCINTQANANGIAVVFFWQATSCNGANPNFNTLPRNDGSLLLKTDLSSEWTLLGLYDPAGTNSYAGWTSGTVSNGTAVWGVSHPGLEAKRYHDGSKVGNSSCLGGSSHYFSWATGRIDPGSSGSPIFRNDNGQVVGTASCASDTNGDGTAGPCAPDGWYGRLDVAFAEIQYYIFNMANPTYVNRAVAGDAGNDGSSERGTNANPFNTVREGYYCVPAGGTVNIQVGNYNERFTLWRPMTLRNVGGVVRIGTP; this is encoded by the coding sequence ATGAGAACCCGCATCTTGTGCGGCATTGGGCTGGCGGCGCTGTGCGCCGCGACCCAGGCCCAACTAAGCGTTGGCAGCGTGCCCGAAACCTTCGGCGCTCAACGGCCCGACGGCTACCAGGCCGGTGTGCCAAAGCCCGACCTGTGCGACCAGATCGCTCCTTTTGTGCCCGCTTTTCGGTACGAGTTGGAAGAGACCGTCAAGCCGGCCAAGTGGAACGGCGCGGTCGCATCAGAAGAAGGCAACCTATCGCTCGATATCGGCTATCTCCGCGAGGCACAGGCTGGCATACTGGAGATGGCGCCCTGGATCGAGCTTCCTAACGACAAAGGCTGGGTTAAGCGCGTGGAGCTGAGTTCTAAAAACGCGACCGGACTGCGCGTCGTGATGACCAGCCCCGACCATGCCCAACTGCGCGTGTACGATCCTGCCTCTGGCGTTGCCTGGGGACCGTACGCTAACCGACCTGTAGACGACGATGGGAAGTGGTGGTCGACCGTTATCTTTGGCGACACGATCGGCTTGGAGTTCTGGGTGCCGGCCGATATGCCGCCTCAGATGATTCGCGATCTGCGGATCACCGACGTGTTCTACTGCTACTACCCGTTCTCTCACTTGGTCGAGGACCACGCCGATACACAGGGCGCTTGCCATCTCGACCTGATGTGCTTCGCCACTCGTCGAGACACCATCGAGGCGAGATCGATCGCCGTGCTGTTCAACACCACCGGCTGTACGGGCGCCATGCTGAACCGAACGGGATCTGACTTTGCGCCGATTCTGATGACCGCCCGGCACTGCATCAACACTCAGGCGAATGCCAACGGCATCGCGGTCGTGTTCTTCTGGCAGGCGACATCGTGCAACGGCGCGAACCCGAACTTCAACACGCTTCCTCGGAACGACGGGTCTCTCTTGCTCAAGACAGACTTGAGTTCCGAATGGACGCTGTTGGGGCTCTATGATCCCGCCGGCACCAATAGCTACGCCGGATGGACTAGCGGCACGGTCTCTAACGGCACCGCCGTCTGGGGCGTTAGTCATCCTGGGCTGGAGGCTAAGCGGTATCACGACGGATCCAAGGTGGGCAACAGCAGTTGTCTCGGCGGCAGTTCCCACTACTTCTCGTGGGCCACGGGACGGATCGATCCGGGCTCTTCCGGCTCGCCGATCTTCCGCAACGATAACGGCCAAGTAGTCGGTACGGCCTCGTGTGCAAGCGACACGAACGGCGACGGAACGGCCGGACCGTGCGCGCCAGACGGATGGTATGGACGACTGGACGTTGCGTTTGCAGAGATCCAGTACTATATCTTCAACATGGCCAACCCGACCTACGTCAATCGGGCCGTGGCTGGAGACGCTGGCAACGACGGCAGTTCCGAACGAGGCACCAATGCCAACCCGTTCAATACCGTGCGGGAAGGCTACTATTGCGTGCCTGCGGGCGGTACCGTCAACATCCAGGTCGGCAACTACAACGAGCGGTTTACGTTGTGGCGACCGATGACGCTGAGAAACGTTGGTGGCGTCGTGCGAATCGGCACACCGTAG
- a CDS encoding NAD(P)H-dependent oxidoreductase subunit E, which produces MALVRITQRPAPPLIDEIDLKFSDQAVRELEAIASRYPERKAAILPGLWIAQREYGGHLTPEAIAEVAHRLSRSFAEVEGVATFYTMYNKAPVGQFMIEVCTNLTCMVCGAYPLLKKFEETLGIRLGETTEDGLFTLTEAECLNNCGDAPVVQVGDVYYRKVGIDQVEAMIDELKAGETRTVVGLADAIVKVHLREGEVEKQG; this is translated from the coding sequence ATGGCACTTGTTCGCATCACTCAACGCCCCGCGCCGCCACTGATCGACGAGATCGACCTTAAGTTTTCCGATCAAGCCGTTAGAGAGTTAGAAGCCATCGCGTCTCGCTATCCCGAACGCAAGGCCGCTATATTGCCGGGACTTTGGATCGCTCAGCGAGAGTATGGCGGGCATCTGACGCCGGAGGCTATTGCAGAGGTCGCGCATCGATTGAGCCGGTCGTTTGCCGAGGTGGAAGGCGTCGCTACGTTCTACACGATGTACAACAAGGCGCCGGTCGGCCAGTTCATGATCGAGGTCTGCACAAACCTTACGTGCATGGTTTGCGGCGCCTATCCTCTGCTGAAAAAGTTTGAAGAGACGCTGGGCATTCGACTGGGAGAGACGACGGAAGACGGTCTGTTCACACTGACCGAGGCCGAATGTCTGAACAACTGCGGCGACGCGCCGGTGGTTCAAGTAGGCGACGTCTACTACCGCAAGGTCGGAATCGATCAAGTCGAGGCTATGATCGACGAATTGAAGGCGGGCGAAACCCGCACGGTCGTTGGATTGGCCGATGCGATTGTAAAGGTTCATCTCCGCGAGGGCGAAGTCGAAAAGCAGGGCTGA
- the ileS gene encoding isoleucine--tRNA ligase: MNYRDTLNLPNAEFSIPMKANLPQQEPEWQKFWDEIGLYRRLVDREAPTFILHDGPPYSNASIHMGHALNKTLKDVIARHKSLSGFRTPYVHGWDNHGMPIENAVASRFLEEGKKPDRVELRRACRAYAHEQMAIQKSQLQRLGVIGDWDRSYYTMEYGYEATEVRVFGELYQKGYIYRDLRPVMWCPVCATALAEAEIEYAEKESDSIFVRFPLRTDPTGKLGFENLYALIWTTTPWTIPANLAVALHPNLDYVVVRAGDARYLLVDSLVEDAMDAVGAGDAARVAQFKGNELEGVEFSHPLFDRASPVVLADYVLADEGTGVVHTAPGHGAEDFYTGRKYGLPILCPVDGNGRFTEEAGEFAGLPIAPEGNQRVIERLRQAGALLAHTTYAHNYPHCWRCQSPLLFRATVQWFMAIDHDGLRRRCLEAIDRVRWVPKETINRICTMVASRPDWCLSRQRSWGVGIPAFFCTECEEPYVTPDSVEAIAQLVESEGSDAWYEREASEILPGGAKCECGSASFRKETDVLDVWFDSGCSNRAVLERHPDLHWPADLYIEGSDQHRGWFNSSLIVSMATKGAPPYGTVVTNGWVTDSDGKKMSKSKGNVADPLEVCEKMGADVLRLWATSTEYSDVVRLGDEILSRVAEAYRQIRNTLRFMLANLSDFEQPVDKSEMLEIDRWAMAALQRFVAQARHQYNEYEYHPFYHDLRNFCNVDLSAFYLDAIKDRLYAERAQSLQRRSAQTALMALASTLSRIVAPVLVHTAEEVWQRLPLPDKAVSVHLSDFPTVDAQWQDEALLARWEAIREVRDLVNQKVEQAKNDKTIPNPQSAAVALAVDSERFGILDSLGDTLPALFGVSQVLLVSLNEVRDQGPLAVMLGITEDSIAPAEGVKVAVKLADGSKCARCWRVLPDVGAHGPFDEVCSRCAGALAS, encoded by the coding sequence ATGAACTATCGAGACACCTTAAACCTGCCGAACGCAGAGTTTTCCATACCCATGAAGGCCAACCTGCCCCAGCAGGAGCCTGAATGGCAGAAGTTTTGGGACGAGATCGGCCTTTATCGCCGCCTTGTAGACCGAGAGGCGCCGACGTTCATCCTCCATGACGGCCCTCCTTACTCCAATGCCAGCATTCACATGGGGCATGCGTTGAACAAGACGCTAAAGGACGTCATCGCTCGCCACAAGTCGCTTTCCGGCTTTCGCACGCCCTATGTGCACGGCTGGGACAATCACGGAATGCCGATCGAGAACGCCGTGGCATCCCGATTCTTAGAAGAAGGCAAGAAGCCGGATCGCGTGGAGCTTCGACGCGCCTGTCGAGCCTATGCCCACGAGCAGATGGCGATCCAGAAGAGCCAGCTTCAGCGCCTTGGCGTCATCGGCGATTGGGATCGGTCCTACTACACAATGGAATACGGGTATGAGGCGACCGAGGTGCGCGTCTTTGGCGAACTGTACCAAAAAGGCTACATCTATCGCGATTTGAGGCCCGTCATGTGGTGCCCGGTCTGTGCCACCGCGCTGGCCGAGGCCGAGATCGAGTACGCCGAGAAAGAGAGCGATTCGATCTTCGTTCGGTTTCCACTGCGCACGGACCCAACAGGCAAGTTGGGATTTGAGAACCTCTATGCGCTGATCTGGACGACCACGCCCTGGACGATTCCGGCCAACTTGGCGGTGGCCCTGCATCCCAATCTGGATTATGTCGTTGTGCGAGCAGGCGATGCGCGCTATCTTTTGGTAGACAGCTTGGTCGAAGATGCCATGGACGCGGTCGGCGCGGGCGATGCGGCCCGAGTCGCGCAGTTCAAGGGCAATGAGTTAGAGGGCGTCGAGTTTAGCCATCCCCTGTTCGATCGCGCTTCTCCCGTCGTGCTGGCCGACTATGTCTTGGCCGACGAGGGCACGGGCGTGGTCCACACCGCGCCTGGGCATGGCGCCGAGGACTTTTACACGGGTCGAAAGTACGGATTGCCGATCTTGTGTCCGGTCGATGGCAATGGCCGCTTTACAGAAGAAGCGGGCGAGTTTGCCGGACTGCCCATTGCGCCCGAAGGCAATCAGCGCGTCATCGAGCGTTTGCGCCAGGCTGGCGCCCTTCTAGCCCATACGACCTATGCGCACAACTACCCGCACTGCTGGCGCTGCCAGTCCCCCCTGCTCTTCCGCGCGACCGTTCAATGGTTCATGGCGATCGATCACGACGGACTGCGGCGGCGATGCCTAGAAGCGATCGACCGAGTGAGATGGGTGCCAAAAGAGACGATCAATCGCATCTGTACGATGGTCGCCTCCCGTCCCGACTGGTGTTTGAGCCGCCAGCGATCCTGGGGCGTCGGCATTCCGGCCTTCTTTTGCACCGAATGCGAAGAGCCATACGTTACGCCCGACAGCGTCGAGGCGATCGCCCAACTGGTCGAATCGGAAGGTTCGGACGCTTGGTACGAGCGCGAAGCGAGCGAGATATTGCCCGGCGGCGCGAAGTGCGAGTGCGGGTCTGCCTCGTTTCGAAAGGAGACGGACGTGCTGGATGTATGGTTTGATTCGGGATGCTCCAACCGGGCCGTGCTCGAGCGCCATCCAGACCTGCACTGGCCCGCCGATCTTTACATCGAGGGTTCCGACCAGCATCGCGGTTGGTTCAACTCGAGCCTCATCGTCAGCATGGCGACGAAGGGGGCGCCGCCCTATGGCACGGTCGTTACCAACGGCTGGGTTACCGACTCCGATGGCAAGAAGATGAGCAAGAGCAAGGGCAACGTCGCCGATCCGCTCGAGGTGTGCGAGAAAATGGGCGCCGATGTGCTGCGGCTTTGGGCTACCTCGACCGAGTACTCGGACGTCGTGCGGTTGGGAGACGAGATTTTGAGCCGCGTGGCCGAGGCCTATCGCCAGATACGGAACACCCTTCGGTTCATGCTAGCAAACCTGTCCGATTTCGAACAGCCGGTCGACAAAAGCGAGATGCTGGAGATCGATCGGTGGGCGATGGCCGCTCTGCAACGATTTGTGGCCCAGGCCCGGCATCAATACAATGAATACGAATACCATCCGTTCTATCACGATCTTCGCAACTTTTGCAACGTCGATCTGAGCGCCTTCTATCTGGACGCCATCAAAGACCGACTCTATGCCGAACGCGCTCAGAGCCTGCAACGGAGGTCGGCGCAGACGGCACTCATGGCTCTTGCGTCCACCTTGAGCCGAATTGTTGCGCCGGTATTGGTGCATACGGCCGAGGAGGTCTGGCAACGGTTGCCGCTGCCAGACAAAGCCGTTTCGGTGCACTTGTCCGACTTCCCAACGGTAGACGCGCAATGGCAGGATGAAGCGCTCTTGGCACGATGGGAAGCGATTCGCGAGGTTCGAGACCTGGTCAATCAGAAGGTCGAGCAGGCCAAGAACGACAAGACCATCCCCAATCCTCAGTCGGCAGCCGTGGCACTGGCCGTGGATAGCGAGCGATTCGGCATCTTGGATTCGCTAGGCGACACGCTGCCAGCGCTGTTCGGCGTGTCGCAAGTCTTGCTCGTATCGCTGAACGAAGTTCGAGACCAGGGGCCTTTGGCCGTAATGCTTGGCATTACGGAGGATTCTATCGCGCCTGCAGAGGGTGTAAAAGTCGCCGTCAAATTAGCCGACGGCTCAAAGTGCGCCCGATGCTGGCGCGTTCTGCCGGATGTCGGCGCGCACGGGCCGTTCGACGAAGTTTGCAGTCGCTGCGCCGGCGCGCTGGCGAGTTAG
- a CDS encoding VOC family protein: MKVGTIGWVDLTVPKADELIDFYRQVVGWEAQAHAMGDYSDYGMIAPEGKEAVSGICHAKGPNAALPPYWLIYIIVADVHDVAKKCEAAGGKIIQGPRNNGSSWMCVMQDPAGAYFAVYQEG, from the coding sequence ATGAAGGTTGGGACAATCGGTTGGGTGGATTTGACGGTACCGAAGGCAGACGAACTGATCGACTTCTATCGTCAAGTGGTCGGATGGGAAGCGCAGGCCCATGCGATGGGCGACTACTCCGACTACGGTATGATCGCGCCGGAAGGGAAGGAGGCCGTTTCGGGCATTTGCCATGCGAAAGGTCCCAATGCTGCTCTACCTCCGTACTGGCTCATCTACATCATTGTTGCAGACGTGCACGATGTGGCCAAAAAGTGCGAAGCCGCGGGCGGGAAGATCATTCAAGGCCCGAGAAACAACGGCTCCTCTTGGATGTGCGTTATGCAAGACCCGGCAGGCGCCTACTTCGCTGTCTATCAAGAAGGCTAA
- a CDS encoding Gfo/Idh/MocA family oxidoreductase: MITRRGFLKGAAAAVALAGRRSSANERIQLGFVGVGSMGSGHLNGFLGNSEVQVVAVCDVYGVNRDKAKKAADDRYGTTDCRGYTDFRALMDDPKIDAVVISTPDHWHTLICIAACEAGKDIYCEKPLTLSIGEGKALVSTVRRFGRVFQVGSQQRSEGNFRQACELVRNGKIGKIHTVRVNLPNGPEGGGSPDEQPPFSLDWNMYLGPAPYVQFNKDRFLWNFRWFWDYSGGQMTDWGAHHFDIAQWGLGVDTSGPVKVEPIKGELPTKGSYETYVNYEAHYEYANGIKMIAGNPERGVRFEGSDGWIHVGRGYINASDPELLKIKREDLKEHLYLSPGHHADWLNCIRSRRQPICRAEIGHRSVSCAHLGNIALRLGRALKWDPIKEEFPGDAEANRMITRPYRAPWILKG; the protein is encoded by the coding sequence ATGATCACGCGAAGAGGATTTCTGAAGGGCGCTGCTGCCGCCGTTGCGTTAGCGGGTCGCCGATCATCTGCCAACGAGCGCATTCAGCTCGGATTCGTGGGAGTCGGGAGCATGGGATCGGGGCATCTGAACGGGTTTCTGGGCAATTCGGAGGTTCAGGTGGTTGCGGTGTGCGATGTTTACGGCGTCAATCGCGACAAAGCGAAGAAGGCGGCGGACGACCGATACGGCACGACGGATTGCAGGGGATATACCGACTTTCGCGCATTGATGGACGATCCTAAGATCGATGCGGTCGTCATTTCTACACCGGATCATTGGCACACGCTAATCTGCATTGCAGCGTGCGAGGCGGGCAAAGACATCTATTGCGAAAAGCCCCTCACGCTGTCGATCGGCGAGGGCAAAGCGCTGGTGAGCACGGTCAGGCGATTCGGGCGGGTGTTTCAGGTCGGCAGCCAGCAACGGTCGGAAGGCAACTTTCGGCAGGCGTGCGAATTGGTGCGCAACGGCAAGATCGGCAAGATACATACAGTGCGCGTCAACTTGCCGAACGGCCCGGAAGGCGGAGGATCGCCCGACGAACAGCCACCTTTTTCATTGGATTGGAACATGTACTTAGGTCCGGCGCCCTACGTGCAATTCAATAAAGACCGGTTTTTGTGGAACTTTCGGTGGTTTTGGGACTATTCGGGCGGCCAGATGACCGATTGGGGCGCGCATCACTTTGACATTGCGCAGTGGGGATTGGGAGTCGACACGAGCGGGCCGGTCAAAGTAGAACCGATCAAGGGCGAGCTTCCGACCAAGGGCAGCTACGAGACCTATGTAAACTACGAGGCGCACTATGAGTACGCCAACGGCATCAAGATGATTGCCGGCAACCCAGAGCGGGGCGTGCGATTCGAAGGCTCGGACGGCTGGATTCACGTGGGTCGCGGCTACATCAACGCGAGCGATCCAGAGCTGCTGAAGATCAAGCGAGAGGATTTGAAGGAGCATCTTTATCTGAGCCCAGGGCATCATGCGGATTGGCTCAACTGCATTCGCAGCCGCCGACAACCGATCTGCCGGGCTGAAATTGGCCATCGTTCGGTTTCGTGCGCGCATTTGGGCAATATCGCGCTGCGGCTAGGTCGAGCGTTAAAGTGGGATCCGATAAAAGAGGAGTTTCCGGGCGACGCCGAGGCCAATCGAATGATAACCCGGCCTTACCGCGCGCCGTGGATCCTGAAGGGGTAG
- a CDS encoding HEAT repeat domain-containing protein, with protein sequence MRTICLALGLLGWSFAQLSPADHAALNSEDGAVQKAAVSRLADGPAKNLTDLTLTYLKDKKLPYRQAAEALLYRSIGKGNRAEAEEALLAALPNAATAQDQRYLIGLLGPCASPRSTSVLAVSVRDPGLREAALTALTLSSDPAVGKELLSLFETMPKGEFAGSILAAMIRRGDKEAAAAWKSINTSTPLSLRLIGESFGGHFEDKPKSVEAAVTKADQHLSAGKKREARELLAPFLDQPSYYRPAALLNWLRSDPPNGLDKACEWLIDADKIVRQTARTWLAESGQTRLGARIAKLIEAAPQEAKTELVSMLSTPLCEREASVPALVSLASSPDANVAAAAIDGLGRLSAPEGATAVSKGLASENEVVKSAAQRAAIPVSQSLANQGKKPEAALLLRSALSVAAAPSAIRQIAAELTMLGEKVDVTAMAARQGYLVSWRAAGPFPDRAMLRNEDAIDIKNPGSASWKPIALDDPTGLVDLERHVARQDNVGAYLITEFESDGVQEAVFRFGSDDDLFVWLNGALIHKFVGDRGNTADADAVRTNVVKGKNVMILKVLNGGGQWSVSARALKPDGSPLLAK encoded by the coding sequence ATGAGAACGATATGCTTGGCGCTTGGATTGTTGGGCTGGTCGTTCGCACAGTTGTCGCCGGCCGATCATGCGGCGCTGAACTCCGAGGACGGCGCCGTCCAAAAAGCTGCCGTCTCGCGATTGGCCGACGGCCCAGCGAAGAACCTGACCGACTTGACTTTGACGTACCTGAAGGACAAGAAGCTGCCTTATCGCCAGGCCGCCGAGGCGCTGCTCTATCGTTCGATCGGCAAGGGCAATCGAGCAGAGGCTGAGGAGGCTCTGCTAGCAGCGTTGCCGAATGCCGCTACGGCCCAGGATCAACGCTACCTGATAGGGTTGTTGGGCCCGTGCGCCAGCCCCCGATCGACATCGGTTTTGGCTGTCAGCGTCCGGGATCCTGGTTTGCGAGAAGCCGCCTTGACGGCCTTGACGCTCAGTTCCGATCCGGCAGTCGGAAAGGAGTTGTTGTCGCTCTTTGAGACGATGCCCAAGGGCGAATTTGCAGGCTCCATATTGGCAGCCATGATCAGGCGCGGCGACAAAGAAGCCGCCGCTGCTTGGAAGTCGATCAATACGTCCACTCCGCTCTCCCTACGACTCATTGGGGAGAGTTTTGGCGGGCATTTCGAAGACAAGCCGAAAAGTGTCGAGGCGGCCGTAACCAAGGCGGATCAACACTTGAGCGCGGGCAAAAAGCGCGAAGCCCGAGAACTCTTGGCGCCGTTTCTAGATCAGCCGAGCTACTATCGGCCAGCGGCGCTGCTTAACTGGCTACGGAGCGATCCGCCGAACGGGCTGGACAAGGCTTGCGAATGGCTCATCGATGCGGACAAAATCGTGCGGCAGACTGCCAGAACATGGTTGGCCGAATCGGGCCAGACAAGATTGGGCGCTCGTATTGCAAAGTTAATCGAAGCCGCGCCACAGGAAGCCAAGACTGAGCTGGTTTCAATGCTGTCAACGCCGCTTTGCGAGCGGGAGGCCTCGGTTCCGGCGTTAGTTTCATTGGCGTCTTCGCCCGATGCGAACGTAGCGGCAGCGGCCATCGACGGGTTGGGGCGGCTATCGGCGCCCGAGGGGGCAACGGCCGTCTCAAAGGGACTGGCATCGGAGAACGAGGTCGTCAAATCCGCCGCACAACGCGCCGCAATCCCGGTCTCGCAGAGTTTGGCCAACCAGGGCAAAAAGCCAGAAGCTGCCCTCTTGCTAAGGTCGGCCCTGAGCGTCGCCGCTGCGCCGAGCGCGATTCGCCAGATCGCTGCAGAGTTGACGATGCTGGGCGAGAAGGTGGATGTAACCGCGATGGCAGCCAGGCAGGGTTACTTGGTCAGTTGGCGCGCCGCCGGACCGTTCCCCGATCGCGCGATGCTGAGGAACGAGGATGCGATCGACATCAAGAATCCCGGCTCTGCGAGTTGGAAACCGATCGCCCTTGACGATCCGACCGGCCTGGTCGATTTGGAGCGCCACGTCGCTCGTCAGGACAATGTCGGCGCCTACCTGATCACCGAGTTCGAGAGCGACGGTGTGCAAGAGGCCGTCTTCCGTTTCGGCTCGGACGACGATCTGTTCGTTTGGCTCAATGGAGCGCTGATCCACAAGTTCGTGGGCGATCGCGGCAACACTGCGGATGCCGACGCCGTCCGCACAAACGTGGTCAAAGGCAAGAACGTGATGATCCTGAAGGTTTTGAACGGCGGCGGACAATGGTCGGTTTCGGCGCGAGCGCTCAAACCGGACGGAAGCCCGCTGCTGGCCAAGTGA